From Toxorhynchites rutilus septentrionalis strain SRP chromosome 2, ASM2978413v1, whole genome shotgun sequence, a single genomic window includes:
- the LOC129768670 gene encoding 1,5-anhydro-D-fructose reductase-like, whose translation MLGQILLGKSPPNIPTIKLNNGQQMPVIGLGTWLSKEGEAIEAVKSAIDEGYRHIDTAYFYQNEKEVGEAIRAKIEEGVIQRKDLFVTTKLWNTYHHPDHVERAFQQSFENLNIDYIDLYLMHLPIGYKFVDWDSKELMPYDADGKLEFSNVDFVDTWKAMEKLIKTGKVKGIGVSNFNSEQITRLLAECEIKPATNQVECNPSLNQKKLIEFCRNLGIAVTAYSPLGRPYAYVESSDSMPKPLLDDPKVVEIGKRYDKSAAQVVLRYLVEIGTIPIPKSSNPKRIKENLKIFDFRLKDDEIKVMDEFNTGQRTVPFKLCVDHKYYPFNIEF comes from the exons ATGCTTGGGCAAATTCTCTTAGGGAAATCGCCACCCAATATTCCGACGATTAAACTGAACAACGGACAACAAATGCCGGTCATAGGTCTCGGAACCTGGCTT TCCAAAGAAGGTGAAGCGATTGAGGCGGTCAAAAGTGCCATTGATGAGGGCTATCGACACATTGACACGGCCTATTTTTACCAGAACGAAAAGGAAGTTGGGGAGGCAATACGTGCCAAAATTGAGGAAGGTGTTATCCAACGGAAGGATCTGTTTGTGACCACAAAG ctGTGGAACACGTACCATCACCCAGACCACGTGGAACGAGCGTTCCAACAGtcgtttgaaaatttgaatattgactATATTGACCTCTACCTGATGCACCTGCCGATTGGCTACAAATTCGTCGATTGGGATTCGAAAGAGTTGATGCCATACGATGCCGATGGAAAGTTGGAATTTTCCAATGTTGATTTTGTCGACACCTGGAAGGCGATGGAGAAATTGATCAAAACTGGAAAGGTTAAAGGCATCGGAGTGTCCAACTTCAACAGCGAACAAATAACACGGTTGCTTGCGGAATGTGAGATAAAACCGGCGACGAATCAGGTTGAGTGCAATCCGAGTTTGAATCAGAAAAAACTTATCGAGTTTTGTAGAAATTTGGGTATAGCGGTGACGGCTTACAGCCCTCTGGGACGTCCGTATGCCTACGTTGAAAGTTCGGACAGCATGCCGAAACCACTGTTGGATGATCCAAAAGTGGTTGAAATCGGGAAAAGGTACGACAAAAGTGCAGCTCAAGTTGTCTTGAGGTATCTGGTCGAGATCGGGACAATACCCATCCCAAAGTCTTCCAATCCGAAAAGAATcaaggaaaatttgaaaatcttcGACTTCAGACTGAAGGATGATGAAATAAAAGTCATGGATGAGTTTAATACTGGCCAGCGCACGGTACCCTTCAAGCTCTGTGTCGATCACAAGTATTACCCGTTCAATATTGAGTTTTGA